The Caulifigura coniformis genome includes a region encoding these proteins:
- a CDS encoding alpha/beta fold hydrolase has product MSPSPDWSAEYPFAPHVLDLGGLKYHYVDEGSGPTVLFVHGNPTWSFAWRNLLRDLSRDHRVIAVDHIGCGLSDKPQKYDYVLENHVSNLTRLIDELDLRDVTLVGHDWGGCIGMGAAGRRADRFRQFILMNTAAFRSKRIPLRIAVCRIPFLGALAVRGFNAFAGSALWMAVEHQDKFSPAARAGFIAPYDNWANRIATHEFVLDIPLGPGHRSYDTLVTIEEGLAQFQNHPLLLLWGEKDWCFTMEFLKEWQARFPNARTVTYADAGHYVFEDAIERMIPEVRSFLGSR; this is encoded by the coding sequence GTGTCACCTTCGCCCGACTGGTCCGCCGAGTATCCGTTTGCGCCGCACGTGCTTGATCTCGGCGGCCTCAAGTATCACTACGTGGATGAGGGTTCGGGGCCGACCGTACTGTTCGTGCACGGCAATCCGACGTGGTCGTTCGCATGGCGGAATCTGTTGAGGGACCTGTCCCGCGATCATCGCGTGATCGCCGTCGATCACATCGGGTGCGGACTGTCCGACAAACCGCAGAAGTACGACTACGTCCTTGAGAATCACGTCTCAAACCTGACGCGGCTAATCGACGAACTGGACCTGCGCGACGTGACGCTGGTGGGACACGACTGGGGGGGCTGCATCGGAATGGGGGCGGCCGGACGGCGGGCCGATCGCTTCAGGCAGTTCATCCTGATGAACACGGCCGCGTTCCGGTCAAAGCGGATTCCGCTGCGGATCGCGGTCTGCCGGATTCCATTTCTCGGTGCGCTGGCGGTGCGAGGCTTCAATGCCTTCGCAGGCTCGGCGTTGTGGATGGCCGTGGAGCACCAGGACAAATTCTCCCCCGCGGCGCGGGCCGGTTTCATCGCACCGTACGACAACTGGGCCAACCGCATCGCGACGCACGAATTCGTTCTGGATATCCCGCTCGGGCCGGGGCACCGCAGCTACGACACGCTCGTGACGATCGAAGAGGGACTCGCACAGTTCCAGAATCACCCCCTGCTGCTGTTGTGGGGAGAGAAGGACTGGTGCTTCACGATGGAGTTCCTCAAGGAATGGCAGGCGCGTTTCCCGAACGCCCGCACGGTCACGTACGCGGACGCCGGGCATTATGTGTTCGAGGACGCGATCGAACGGATGATTCCTGAAGTGAGAAGCTTCCTGGGTTCGCGGTGA
- a CDS encoding FIST signal transduction protein, translating into MRFAADLDQHPNAGLSALRVGESLRRQLQHESADLSILFVTPAHAEHFEDIVQSFRKELPTRHLLGCTAESVVGRDREVEGGPAISAWAASLPGVDVQTFHAKFEQTPDGVLSDGLPTAEDLPGQVRTVLLFGDPYTCPARFLIDRLADDLPGIPLLGGMASGASNPGEHRLVRDDEITNFGGVGAVLSGPIKVRSVVSQGCRPVGRPFVITRSEKNVMFELGGRPALERLRETFAELPDKQRAIFQRGPHIGMAMNEYQDHFDRGDFLISSVIGADEDDGAVAVGAMVRTGQTIQFHVRDAESADEDLRSMLSPLKTIPEGKGRGALLFTCNGRGTRMFEQPHHDAAVVQSMIGPIPMAGLFAQGELGPVAGRNHIHGFTASLAIFEPEFELPPVR; encoded by the coding sequence ATGCGCTTCGCAGCCGATCTCGACCAGCATCCGAACGCGGGCCTCTCGGCTCTCAGGGTCGGAGAATCGCTCCGGCGGCAGCTGCAGCACGAATCGGCCGATCTCAGCATTCTCTTCGTGACCCCCGCTCACGCGGAGCATTTTGAAGACATCGTTCAGTCGTTCCGCAAAGAGCTGCCGACCCGACATCTCCTCGGCTGCACGGCCGAGTCGGTCGTCGGACGTGACCGCGAAGTCGAGGGCGGGCCCGCCATCAGTGCCTGGGCCGCGTCGCTCCCCGGCGTCGACGTGCAGACGTTCCACGCCAAGTTCGAGCAGACGCCCGACGGCGTGCTCTCCGACGGCCTCCCCACCGCGGAAGACCTTCCCGGCCAGGTCCGCACGGTCCTCCTCTTCGGCGATCCCTATACCTGTCCCGCCCGGTTCCTCATCGACCGTCTCGCGGATGACCTCCCCGGAATCCCGCTTCTCGGCGGAATGGCCAGCGGCGCGAGCAATCCGGGCGAACACCGTCTTGTTCGCGATGACGAGATCACCAATTTCGGCGGCGTCGGCGCTGTTCTGAGCGGTCCGATCAAGGTCCGCAGCGTCGTCTCGCAGGGCTGCCGCCCTGTCGGCCGCCCGTTTGTGATCACCCGCAGTGAAAAGAACGTCATGTTCGAGCTCGGCGGCCGTCCGGCCCTCGAGCGGCTCCGCGAAACCTTCGCCGAACTGCCTGACAAGCAGCGGGCGATTTTCCAGCGGGGGCCGCATATCGGCATGGCCATGAACGAGTACCAGGACCATTTCGACCGCGGCGACTTCCTGATCTCCAGTGTCATCGGCGCTGATGAGGATGACGGCGCCGTCGCAGTCGGGGCGATGGTCCGCACCGGGCAGACGATCCAGTTCCACGTCCGGGACGCGGAGTCGGCCGATGAAGACCTTCGGTCGATGTTGAGTCCGCTCAAGACCATTCCCGAAGGGAAGGGACGCGGCGCCTTGCTGTTCACCTGCAACGGCCGCGGCACGCGCATGTTCGAGCAGCCGCATCACGACGCCGCCGTCGTGCAGTCGATGATCGGCCCGATTCCGATGGCCGGGCTCTTTGCCCAGGGAGAGCTGGGCCCCGTCGCCGGCCGGAACCACATCCAT